TGGTTCTATTGAAACCGGTGGGGGACACTCGATCTCTGTCGATAAAACCCAAACGATTGTGGTACCCTCGGGGGCTTCCCCGCGGGGGGAACTGGGCCTTGTCGCGCCTTCGGTCAAATCGGGGAAGATCCTTTTGGCACCGCCGCCTTCATCTGAACCGGCGCTGCCAACCTCTGGGCTCAAAAAAGACACACACGCCGGGGCCCCCATTACTTTTGCGGAAACGAATAAAAATAAGGACGTTTTGGATTTCCCTGCCATTCAGGCCAAACCAAGGGACTTAACCAAAGAACAAAGACTGAAGGAGTTATTCCCCGTGAGAGGTGAACTGAAAGACCGGGGTATTGATTATCAAGAAATACCCGAATATCCGGAATGGGCCCGGAAAAAGGGGATTGAAGCTTCCGTTCAATTTCAATTTTGGGTTACACCCGATGGCCGGGTGAAGGAGAACATCAATTTGATCCGAACCTCGGGATATCCCGAACTGGACGAATTGGCTCAGGCCGCTTTATCGCGCTGGGTTTTTAAAAAACTTCCGAGCAAAAAAGGGAATATCGTTGAGGAAGGGTCCATCGAATTCCGGTTCTCTCTCAAATGAAAAATCCATGGGGTTTTTCCCTTTGCATGCTTCTCCTTTTCCTGGGAGGGCCCTTTTTATTCGCAAACGAATCCGCTCCTGTGGTTTCTAAGACAGCTCCCCGATTGGAATCCGTAACTCCGGAATCGTCTCAGGGGCAATTGGACGCAGGGGGGCGGGGGGCGGCAGCCCTTCCTACACCCGACACCGCCCGTTCCTCCACAGGGACAGTGGAATCCATGAGTCAAAATATTGAGGTCGGCGCCCGGGACGAGGTGCCCATTGTTCTGGACCCTCCGTCGTTCAACCTTCCCTTTAAAGAAGTAGTGGGGTTTTCCCGACCTGGCCAAACGGAAAAAGTTTTAACCGGCCCGGTCGACCACTTACCGGGAAATGAAGTCCTTAATTTGTCGGTTTTGGACCCGCGGCAAGCCATGAGCCCTTTCCCGGTTCGGATTCCTGAACCGCCGTTCATTCGGATGGAGATCCCCGCGGGTTATGATTCGTCCAATTGGTCGTTTCAAGTGGAGGGGCCCCTAAGTCAAATCGTGTATCAGGTGGCTGGTCTCATCCTTCCCCAGGATCTCGTGGTCTGGGATGGGTTTAAAGATGGCGAAATGGTTTTACTTGCGGGTGAAGTGTACCTCCCTATCTTGCGATTGACCGATGGACGTGGTATTCCGCAACAGTATTTTGGTTACCCCATTCAATTGGACGTCCTTCAGTACACCCGCTTAGGTGTCCTCCACGTGGAATTCAAAAACAGTGTTTTGTTTCAGCGCGACTCTGCGGAGATCTCGCCTCAGGTCCTCCCATTGGTGAGGGCCTTATTGAACCGAATGCGGCGCTACGCGGGCAACCCCTACAGGATTACGGTGTATGAGGATGAAGGAGGAAAACCCCTGGCTTTGAAGCGCGTGAATGCCCTTAAAAACTTTTTCGAGGATGCCTTAATTCTGGATGGCGATCGGTTTGTTTTTTATGCAGAACCCGCTGGGCCTCGGGGGTCAGTGACATCTATTTTGATTTCGTTGCCGGTGGACCAAGGGTCATGAACCGCCGTTCCCTCTTGTTGTGGGTGAGCAGGGGATTGCTCCTCGTTTTTTTCGCGACGACGGGTCAATCCCTTGCAGCCGCGGATATCACCAAATTAACGGACCAAGGGGTTCGGTTGTTTGAAAAAGGGGAATTTGATAAGGCGCTTCGAATTTTCCTGAAGGTAAAAAAAGAAGAGCCCACCCATCCTTTAGCCAAGGAGTATATTCATCGTTGCACTGCAAAAATTGTGGAAGCTGAAAAAGATGTCCGGTTGAGAAGAGCCATTCGAAAGGGGGAATCTTCCTCGGCAACAATTCTCCCGAAAGATCCCGCTCCCGCGTGGAGCGTTTCGCCTTCCCGTCAACGGCAGAGCAAATCGAGCCGATCAAAAAAGAGCAAACAGGCCGCAAAGACGGTCCTCCCCTATTCGAACTATGAACAACGACGGACAGGAGCAAGTTTTATTGATAAACGGAACCAATTAGCCGACGGGTATAAAAATAAAATATTGGAAGGCCCCGCCATCGAGGTTGTTCGGAAGGGGAAAAATGTTGAAGTTGTGGCTTTTATGAACAGACTGTTTTTGCCATTTTCGGATTCTCTGGCACCGGACGCGGTTCCGTCGATCGTTGACGTCGCTAATGAATTGCAGTCCCAACCCGGGAAGTCAACGGTGTTGAGGGCTGTGGATTCCTTGACTCCCGCCGTTCGTCATCAAATGTTAGACTTACCTGCACGGCGAGTTTCCATTCTTTTCAGTCTCCTGATGCAAGCTTCCACGGGGGATGAAACCAATGAAGGGAAGAAGGTGTTTAGCGCCGCTGATCTGGACGACTAGACGGGGATTCGTTTTAGAGTCGTCCTTCAGGGAGTCAATGCATCATCCTATAAATCGATCAAAAGGTGAAAACATGAAATCCATTTCTGTTCGTATTTTACTTTCCGTTGGATTGATCGGGTCTTCTGTTTGTGGGTGGGCACGCGTGAATGTGCTGGATCCTTGGGCACCCGGATTCGATGCTGTCCTGTCGGATAAAAAATGGGATGTTTCGCCGCACCTGCGAATTGGAAGTGGTGGGGCTGGCGGGACGGATTTGACTGAAATTGGTGCCACGGTTACGATGCCTTTAAAAAATGAATGGGAAATGGGGGCAGTTTGGGGATTTCAAACTTTAGATTCGTCCGGGGTGCGGGACGATTCCGGTGTGTCGGATATTGCCTTTGCGGTAAAACATCGATTGCCTGGTAATTTATTCCCCGATCCCCTCAAGGCTGTGGGAGAGTTTGGTGTGTCACTCCCAACGGGAGATTCGGATCATGGGCTCGGGGCTGGTGGGATTGGCCTTTTGGGAAACGCGGGTTTAACTCTCCCACTTCGGGCGGTTCGCGGGTATGCGCAGATTGGTCTAAAGCTTTATTCCGAGGGGCGGGACACGCGGTGGGGAAATGCATTGAGCTACTCGGCTGGGGCCATGTACCCCCTTTCAGAAGAAGTGATGTTGTCGGCGGATTTTCGTGTGATTAATCATGGTCGTGATAAAATTGACGGTGTGAAACTTCCCAACACCGCGCAGGAGGCCTACCTGACTTCAGGGGGGGTATGGAAACCCGTCAATGGAACAATGGAGGCTCAAGGGCTTCTTCTCCTCGGATTGACGGGAGACGCCTACGATTTTGGCCTACAGCTTGGCTTGAAATTTTAATCCTTTCCATTCTTTTTTTCTGCACGAACATGTTATCTGACGTATTCCTGAAATAAATGGGCAATGCGTTGGGTCGAAGCTATTCCCTTATTCCGACTCTAAAAACATTAAAAACATACGTCTTTGCTTCATCTTGGATTAATTTCGGCGATGCGACAGCGGCAACTTTAGTTGATTAGTTGAGAACGTCCCCTTTTCCTCGCAATGTGACGCCGGGGGTGGGGCAATCGACCTCCGTGGTGGTGGGACTCATTCAGCCCTGGTATTTCGTGATTTGGACGAAAGATGAGGTGGACAACTGGTCGGTCATATCGGCCACGGTGTCGGTGGTGCCGTTCGTGACGGTGCGCTCGGTGAGCATTACGAGCGGTGGGGCTCAGGATTGGGGAGAGGTGATGATGGGGTCAACGGTGGCGGGGTCCACGGGGACGGTGCTCTTAAACGATGGGAATGTGGCCAACACCTACAGTTTCACAGCATCGACCCAAACGGTGGGGAGCCCCTGGAGCGTCAAGAGTTCCCCGCCGGCGGGGCCTGACCAATTGGTGATTTACGGGGCGTTCCACGGGACAGCGCCGGTGTCGGGGGATTATGGGGTGGAAGATGTGATGTATGGGACAGGGCAATCCAGCTCGGGGACGGTCTTTACGGTGGACGGGTCTGCCACGGGGGCCTCTGTGCCCGATGGGGAGAGTCGAACCTTATGGATTCGGATGGATTTCCCCACAACCACCACGACCGTGGATCAACAAACCATAAAAGTCCAGGTGACGGCACAAGCGCCTTGATCAAAAACCCACCTAATTGTCGCTAAATTAACGATAAGTCCGCCATGGGTTGGGCTTAAAAACCTTCGTATTTTAATGAAATAAACGCTTGAAATTCATTTGATCTCGATACATACTCAAGTTATGAAATTCCGATGGTTATTTGGTGTGGGGAGTTGGGTGTTGGGGGCACTCTTTCTAGGGGGGGCTACTTCCTGGGCGGCGAGTATTACCAGAACCGCTACCGTTGCCAGCAACACCTCCGGGTGGACGAATTGGACCACCACTCGGCTTGGGTCGTCTGATAATTCCCTGGCCGATACGGGGACCAGCGCTTCCGCCACAGGGGTTTTGTATGGGTTTGATTTTTCCTCCATCCCCGTTGGTTCAACGATTGTTGGGATTGAAGTCATGATTGAAGCAAAGGAAACCAATGCGGCGGTAGACGGATACACCCAAACGTCTGTTTCCTGGAATAGCGGAACCAATTATTCCTCCACACAACGTTCACCGGGTTCCGGCGAATTTACCTTATCCGACGCCAATTACACCGTGGGTGGGCCAACGGATTCCTGGGGTCGCTCGTGGAGCCTGGCGGAGATCACCAGCACCTTCCGCGTTAAAATAGTCGCTACCGACGCTTCGTCAACCGTTGGCCGTCATGTGACGGTGGATTATGTGACTGTGACGATCTATTACGATGAGCCTGTGGTGGATACGGTAACCCTTTCAGAGGCCGTGGGTCAGGCGGGATGGATGGGGCGGGGAGAGACCCAGCGGATTTTGGGAACGGCTCAGGTGGTTTTTAACTCCGGGGCTGGGGTGACCATTTCGTCCGTGGCGGTGCAGGCGAGTGGGTATACGGCAGATGGAAACCTGACGAATGTGGAGGTGTGGGTCAGCTCCAGCGGCTATATTGATGCCAACGCCATTCGACTGGAAGAGACGGCGAAGGCTTTTTCCAGCAACGTGGCGTTGTTTATGCAAGATGTGTTTATCAGTTCAACTCCCCTGTATTTTATTGCTCGGAGCGACGTCAGCGGATCCGCCACGGAAGGAACGTTCGACATCGCACTTCAGGTTTACAGCACAGCAAATACGGCCAATAACCCCATCGCGTTCACGAACGCCACAGACGTGGTGGCTCCGCCCAGCGGGAGCCCGTCAAGCTTGAATGCTACGGCCTCCAGCAACCTTCTTCGGGTTACCTTATCTTGGGGGGCGGCAACGGGCAGCGATAGCTATACGATCTTTCGAGCCACCCATTCGGGGGTGACCACCACGGACTATATAGTGGGAATGACCAGCGGAACCAGTCACATAGACGATTATATCCCTCCCGCCCAGCAGATGTATTACAAGGTTCTTGCAACCAATCGGGCCGGATCCACCCTCAGCAGTCCCGCCAACGCGACTTCCGTTAATACCTCAGGACTAACAACGTCCAACATCTATGTGCGGGGTGGCCGACCAAGCAATCTCGGAAATGGAAATATGGCTTATACCGAAACGTTAAGCTACCCAAACACGACGAGTATCGATTTTTCTGGGAACGTCTATATTGCCGACAGAAATCGCACGGCCATCCGATTAATTCCAAAAAAAGGGGGGACGTATTTCGGGCAATCGATGATGGCGAATTGTTCCTATACGATTGCGGGGAACGGTACGAATGGCTATCTGGCGGATAATGTGGCCGCCACGTCAACACGAATTAACCAGCCCTATGGAGTGAGCGTGGACGTGGGGGGGAATGTCTATATTGCTGACACGAATAACAATCGCATTCGGTTTATCCCTAAAAATGGGGGGACATATTTCGGGCAGTCGATGACGGCAAATTACATCTATACGATCGCGGGCACCGGAACGGCGGGGTATGTGGCGGACAACGTGCCAGCAACGTCAACGCAGATTAACGCCCCGAACGGCGTCAATGTGGACGCGGCGGGGAATGTCTATATTGGTGACACGAATAACCATCGCATTCGGTTTATCCCTAAAAGTGGGGGATCCTATTTCGGGCAGACGATGACGGCGAACTACATCTATACGATCGCGGGAACCGGGACAGGGGGCTATGTGGAAGATAACGTGGTCGCCACGTCAACGCCGATCAACAAACCCAATGGTGTGAGCGTGGATGCCGGAGGAAATGTCTACATTGCGGATTATCAAAACCATCGCATCCGATTTATCCCCAAGGGAGGGGGGGCCTATTTCGGGCAGACGATGATGGCGAACTCTATTTACACGATCGCAGGAACCGGCCAAGCTGGATATTGGGACAATAGATCTGCCACTACCGCGTGGATATATTGTCCCTCTGGTGTGAGCGTGGACTCCGGTGGGAATGTTTACATAGCGGACAATCTGAATCATCGTATCCGGTTCGTTCCGAAGACCGGGGGAACGTATTTCGGACAGTCGATGACGGCGAACTACATCTACACGATTGCGGGAAATGGCTCAACAGGTTATTTGTCGGACAATGTGGCACCTACTTCTACGCGGCTAGATAATCCCGCTGGGGTCTCCGTGGACGCTGGTGGGAATGTTTATATTGCCGACACCGATAACTATCGGATTCGGTTTATCCCCAAGAGTGGGGGAGTGTATTTCGGGCAGATGATGACGGCGAACTACATCTATACGATTACTGGGATTATCCCATATATATATATATGGCAGATAATGCGGTCGCTACGGCCACGACGATGAGTAGTGGAGGATTGCATGTAGATGACGATGGTAACATCTATTTTGCGGATCAGATTAATCATCGCATTCGCTTCATTCCCAACGTGGGGGGAATCTATTTCGGCCAGTCAATGACGGCGAACTGTATATACACAATTGCGGGAACTGGGCTATCAAGTAACGGGGGAGACAATGTGTTAGCCACGTCTTGTGGGATCAGCAGTCCCCCGGATGTCAGCGTGGACGCTGGTGGGAATATATATATAGCGGATGAGGGCAATAACGTCATCCGGTTTGTTCCTAAAATTTCAGGTACGTATTTCGGTCGGTCAATGACTGCAAACTACAGCTATAGGATTGCGGGGAACAACGTGGGTGGATATTTAGCGGACAACGTAAATGCGACGTCGACCAGAATTAACCAGCCCTACGGGGTGAGCGTGGATTCGGGGGGGAATCTCTATATTGCTGACAAGAATAATCATCGCGTCCGATTCGTCCCCCTAAGTGGGGGAACGTATTTCGGACAGTCGATGACGGCGAACTACATCTATACGATTGTGGGAAACGGAACGGGGGGGTATTTGGCGGACAATGTGGCGGCCACCAGCACGCAGATTAATTCCCCCTATGATGTAAGAGTTGATGTTGATGGCAACGTTTATGTCGTGGACAGCGTAAACCAACGCATACGATTCATGCCCAAGACAAGTGGGACTTATTATGGACAATCCATGACGGCCACTTACCTCTATACCATTGCGGGGAACGGAACGGGGGGGTATTCGGCGGACAATGTGGCGGCTACGTCCACCCGCATTAACTATCCCGAAGGGATCAGTGTGGACGTGGGCGGGAACGTCTACATTGCTGATAAATATAACAATCGCATTCGATTTGTTCCCAAGAGCGAGGGAACATATTTCGGGCAGTCCATGATCGCTACCTACATTTACACCATTGGGGGATCA
The sequence above is a segment of the Elusimicrobiota bacterium genome. Coding sequences within it:
- a CDS encoding energy transducer TonB, whose product is MVTRSWELVYGRQPVSRDTFLFLVALVLHLPLFMMEVKAPLKGNVRNPLIVIQMREAAIDRVVAQGMVVPPPVLGKVTKTIDLSHLIKPPVSLPTPTGTTSPKLPDINRILAPAIPAPLVAGGVTPLQVNSDSKPLSTSGVNIEKIIDRGQFLVAKNTIGSIETGGGHSISVDKTQTIVVPSGASPRGELGLVAPSVKSGKILLAPPPSSEPALPTSGLKKDTHAGAPITFAETNKNKDVLDFPAIQAKPRDLTKEQRLKELFPVRGELKDRGIDYQEIPEYPEWARKKGIEASVQFQFWVTPDGRVKENINLIRTSGYPELDELAQAALSRWVFKKLPSKKGNIVEEGSIEFRFSLK